CCAGTGGAGATTACTCCGACGGGCTATGACTTGGAGAAAGTTGAAGCTTTGATGAAAAAGCATAAGCCACGCATGTTCTACATCAATCCGACCCATCACAATCCAACCGGATATACGGTGCCAGTGCAGCAACGCAAACTGTTAGTAGAGCTAGCTGAACGTTATCGCTGTCTACTGGTAGAGGATGACCCATTTCGCGATATGTATTTTGAAGAGGAGCCCCCGCCGCCTTTTTTTGCTTATGATACGGAGGGCTGGGTGATTTATATCAGCAGCTTCAGTAAATATGTAGCTCCAGGCTTACGGATCTGCGCGGTGGCTTGCCGTTATCCATTTATGGAACGCTTGATCACAGCTAAATCACTCGCGGACAATGGAACTCCGCTGCTTAACCAAAAAATATTCTTGCATTACTACACTTCAGCACGCTTGCAGAATCATCTCGGTAAGCTGCGTATTGCGCTTCAGGTGCATAAGGAAATTGTGGAAGAAGAGCTAGCTGCAACTGGGTGGGAGTGGACGCCTCCGCAAGGTGGTTTAAATCTATGGGTGAAGCTGCCGGATCATCTTTCGGTGGATCGACTGTTTGCCTCAAGTATGGCGCAGTCGATTGCATTTGTGCCAGGAGAGCTGTTTGATCCGCTGGGGGAAATGAAGTCGAGAATTCGAGTTAGCTATTCCTTCGCAAGTGAAGGGGTGCTACGTGAGGGGATTCAGCGGTTGATTGCTATAGCGCGGGGGTTATGAGTAGGTACATTAGATATGAGAGACCAATGAAGACCAATCCGGGTAGAATTGACTAGACTTGTATAACTTGTTTTAAAATTCCTGTAACACTTTCCACATCTGCTCCGTCTGTAAGATAAAGAAGGAGGTCATTAAGGTGCGAAAGTTCAATTTTCGAAGTCCAGTGATGATAATTCTATGTATTACATTAATATTTATGGCCTTGCTGACGGTGCGGCCCTCCGTTACTTATGCATGTTCCTGTGTTGTACCTGCGGAGCCGCTTGAGGCTCTGGAGTCAAGCTCGGCCGTCTTTGTTGGGAAGGTAGTAAAGATAAAGGAGCCAAGGGGAACTATAATCTCGTCCGCGGATCCAGTAAAAGTAACCTTTGAGGTTGGTTCCAGTTGGAAAGGGGTCGAGGGGAATAAGGTTACCTTGACAACTGCTCTATCGTCTGCCAGCTGCGGGTTTGAATTCGTGGAAGGGGAAAGTTATATCGTCTATGCAAATGATAATAGGGAAGGAGATTCAGGTGAAATAGTGGCCAGTTTATGCAGTCGAACGAAGCTGCTTGCCTCGGCATCAGAGGATCTGAAGGAGCTTGGACCTAGTATATCGGCAGGGACTCCTACAGCTACTCCGGAGGTAACATCAAATCATTCGCCGAAATCAGGAGCTGGGAATAATGGTGCGACTGATGTTGAGGGGAAACCAGCTGCGGACAGTGACTCTTTTCCACTTGTGAATGTTGGGATCAGTGGAGTCATTATCGTTTTGATAGCGATAGTTGGCACTGTGCTCTACCGTCGTAGAGATGGTGGAACGCGAAAAAAATGACGCTGTGATGAAGCGGTCGCCCGGGAGTTATTCGTGCGACCGCTTATTTATTTGAGCTGACCTTAACTACAGTAACCAATAATTAGGGAAATCCTCCCTTAAATTAACGTGTTTTACTCGATATTATTGATAATAAGGGAAAACCTCCCTAAAATTCAGCGGAAATTGTCCATTTTGGCAATATTCTGCTCATTTATAGGGAGGTTTTCCGCAAAAGGTACAAAATACGCTTATAAAGTTCGATTTATAGGGAGGTTTTCCCTAAACTTAGTTTCAGGGAGGGCTGATTCTGTGAAGCCAGCTGAAAGTGAGGTGCTATAGGTGTTGCAAGTGTTACAGCCGCTGCAGGTAGTGTGCGGTTCTTTACGGTGATGCAGGTGATGTGCAGTGATGTAGATGATGAACAGTGATGTACGTTGAATTTGGGCAATTTTATGCCGCAAGCTTACGTCACACCCACCCGAACAACCGAGCGAGTTGTGCAACAACGAAGGTTACTCCAATGGCGATACCGAGTGGAATGACTGCGGAGAGAACAGCCCACTTCATGCTTTTCGTTTCCTTATAGATGTTCACGAGTGTCGTACCGCAAGGATAGTGGAGCAGGGAGAACAGCATCATGTTAAGTGCGGTCAGCCAAGTCCAGCCATGTGATAAAAAGACATCTTTGATGCTGCCCAAGCTGTCGATATCGACCATAGCTCCTGAGGACATATAGCCCATAAGCAGGATAGGCAGGACGATTTCATTTGCAGGAAGACCAAGAATAAAGGCCATGATGATAAAGCCATCCATGCCGAGCATGTGTGCAAAGGGATCAAAGAATGCAGCCATATGATTCAGGACAGAATCCCCGCCAATAAACAGATTACCTAAAATCCAAGTGATAATCCCAGCAGGCGCAGCTACCACGATTGCCCGAGTAAGTACGTTTAAGGACTTATCTTTGGAGGAAATAAGTATGGTCTTCCAAATTTGCGGCCGGCGATAGGGTGGGAGTTCCAGTGTGTAATGTGTTGGAACACCGCGCAGCGCAGTTTTGGACATGACCCAGGAAACCGTCAGTGTAACAACGATGCCGATTAGCACCATCCCCATAAGTACGGAGGCGGTTGTGAGCGAACGGAGTACGCCTGTCGTAGCGGCACCTGCCATGAATAAGGAAGACAGTAGAATCAATGTCGGCCAGCGGCCGTTACATGGAACGAAATTGTTGGTCAAAATCGCGAGCATCCGTTCACGCGGCGATTCGATGATTCGTGTGGAGAGGATAGCGGCGGCATTACAGCCGAAACCCATAGACATGGTCAACGCTTGCTTGCCGTGGCCTCCTGATTTTTTGAACAACCGGTCCATGTTAAAAGCAACTCTTGGCAGATACCCGAAATTCTCAAGCAGCGCGAACACTGGGAAAAATATCATCATTGGCGGCAGCATGACGCTGATTACCCATGAGGTTCCTCGATATAATCCGAGAACAAGCACACCGTGCAGCCAAGCGGGAGCATGGATCGCCTCGAATCCGGCCGTCAGATAACCTTCAATGAAGCCGAAGAAGGAAGCTAGCCAGCTTGAAGGATAGTTGGCGCCGGCAATTGTAATCCAGAACACGATACCGAGGATGGCGAGCATAATAGGGAATCCCCATATTTTTGAGGTAACGATATTATCTAGCTTATAAGTGCTGTTCAGCTTTTTCTTATCTTGATAAGTGACTGCATCCCCGCAAATGCCTGCGGATACGCCGTAAATGCCGCTGACAATCTCATCTCGAATCGATCCGCCGTCAGCGAGCTTCTTCGCTGTAGACAGCAGGGAATCTAAAGGATCTAATCCCTTAGTGATATGCGGTGACTCCATGACCGATGACCTCCTTTGCTTCAGGTAAATCTTTATCCGTCATATTCTCTTTAAGAGAAGTTAGTAGGCTGTCATCACCGTCCAGCAGGCGGAGTGCAATCCAGCGGGCTGGGTATTTGCTGCCGATGGTTTGTTCTACCAGTGGGGTAAGCTCTGCAATTCCTCGTTCAATCTCCTCGTTGTACGTAATTCGCAGTGGTTGTGCGGTGAATGCACCTGTAGCGACTCTCTCCACCTGGTCCAATAACGCCTCAATGCCGATTTTATTACGAGCTGATATCGCTACAACAGGCACGCCGAGACGTGTCGATACCCAGTTTTCGGGCTTCATCAATGAGGTTGATGCAGACGACAGTCTGCCCGGTAATCTCTAGCACTTGCAAGGCAAGGTTGAGGTTTCGTTCTAGCGAAGTAGCATCAAGTACGACTAGTGTCACATCGGGTTGTTCAAAAATAATATAATCTCTAGCCGCTTCTTCATCAGCGGAATTCGAGTACAAGGAATACGTACCAGGAAGATCTACTGCTAGGTACGTATGGTCTTTATGCTTAAACTCGCCTTCAGCAGTAATGACGGTTTTACCTGCCCAGTTTCCAGTATGCTGGCGCATGCCGGTCAGCAGATTGAAAAGCGTGCTTTTGCCAGTGTTAGGATTGCCTGCAAAAGCGACTGTGAACTGACTCATGCCTCAACACCTCCGATTACTTCTCCGAATATTAAAGAACTTTCTTCTCTACGCAATGCAATGGTCGTGTTGCTTACCCGAAAAGCTATAGGATCTCCTAATGGACTGCGTCGCAATACCTCTACGGCATTCCCCACTACAAACCCGAGATCCAGTAATCTTCTTCTAAGTACGCCCTGAACTTCAATGCCGCTGATACGTAGCGTGCTGCCTTTAGCCGCTTCTGATAATGGAATACTAGTTCCAGACATAAGATCTCCTTCTTTCATTTATTGTTATTTGTATTTTTATGGTTATTATTTTGTGCATTGGAATTTTTCTTGCGGTCTAACACAATATTAGTATATGCGAACAACTTTGTCCCTGCAACAAGAATGTTTCCCTAAGGCAAAATTAATTTAGGCAGCAAAAAGCCCCTAACGGAAGAAGGCTTGCGCTCTCCAGCCGAGGGGCTAAGGTTGAGTCTACTCATAGGCTTGTCTTTAATTGGAACAGTCTAATCCAAGTTGTATCAGCCGTGATGTTACGTCCAGCTTCCAAAATCAAGCGTGCGACCAGTCTCTACTAAGGTTTTGGTATTACTTAGAATTTGCCACCAAGCGCTGGTGCTTCCGGCATACGAAGGATCTTCAGGATGCCATTCATCGTGGATAAGCGTGAGCTTTGTAGTTCCACCCACCGGTTCAAGCAGCCAAGAAATACGCGATTCATATCTTTCATGTCCTTTATGATAGGAGGGGCCGACCTGATGAGTGAAACGTAGTGCTTTTTGTGGGGTGAACTCGAGCAGAGTCCCATAGACATGCAGCGTTTCATCTCCATCTGCACCGGGCCCGATGTATTCCAGTAATTCTCCTTCTTTGAAGGTCGAACGAATAACGCTGCCGTAATAAATCTGCTTCGTACCTTCCGGAGAGATTAAGGTTTCCCATACCTGCTCAGGTGTTCCGTTAATATAAAACTCATAGTGAAGTTCTTTCATTGGTTATTCCTCCTTGGTTTCTACTTTCCTTAACTCCTCTTACTCTTTTACACTATATAAAAGGATCACTGACAACTACGGTCAGTGATCCTAAAGAATAATTTAAGTTTTATAATGAGCTGCTAAGTTGGAGGCAATGTCAGCTAGTCTTTCTTTCAGTGAAGAAGGTTCTATGATGCGTAACGTGGTTCCATAAGGCAACAAGAAATAGGGCAAATAGGTGAGTAAAGAAGCTTCGTCTACTAGAAAGCGGGCTTGTCCTTCCATGCGCTGTACCAGCGTATGCCCGAATAACCAATGGCTGCATAAATCATTCAAGATTCCTTCGTCTGATGCGATGATTACTGTAACTAGTTCCGCATCCGTATTGCGTGCAGGCAGTAAGTTTTTTAACAAAAAATCACGTGCAGAGAAGTCAGCAGGACGAGCAAACACAGCTTCTGTACGGTGGAGTTCAACCATTCTATCGACCCGGAAACTGCGAATTTCTTGCCGCTCGTGGCAGTAAGCTACGGTGTACCATTGGCCCTTCCACAATACAAGTCCGTAAGGATCAATAGCTCGGGAGGATATGTTTTCTCCATTCCCCTTACGATACTCCATTTGCAGGGTGTACCCGTTGGCTGTCCCCAGCTCTAATTCTTGGATCAGGTGGCTAAGCGGCGGGGAAGGAGAGTGGATCGTCTCAATACCATTCTCATGCCGCTCCATCTGTTCTAATTGCTGCGCATTGCTATACCTTTTGAGCTTAGAGAGGGCTCGGTCTAGAGCATCTACATAAGGATAACCGGTTCCCTTAGCAAAGGATGAGGCTTGTAGAAGGGCGCGTTGTTCTTCGGAATCAAAGAATAATGGAGCTTCGATAAAATGTTCGGGTAAGCTATAACCGCCGCCAGGTCCGCTATCTGCGATAACGGGTACACCACTGATGCAAAGCGCATCGATGTAACGGTATACGGAGCGGACACTGATCTCTAACGCTTCAGCTAGTTCTCCGGCGGTTCTTCCCCGCTGCTTGAGCATCCAGAGAATAGATAACATATGATCGGCCTTGG
This Paenibacillus sp. FSL R5-0345 DNA region includes the following protein-coding sequences:
- a CDS encoding aminotransferase-like domain-containing protein, which codes for MKKSASAEHNHPLFRQVYGFLVNRMERGEWEAHDKLPSIRLLAEELKVHRLTVFKAYRMLTEDGKVYVKDKSGYYVSPVSRLPSNEEGAAVSAYALTNPLSDIQRVPTKYQFSQALIDPGLLPNLFLSDYVKKVFDLYPKVMGTYSSVQGDEELRETLSRHFRKKHRLQLSSEELLITSGAQQAINLIARIVLGPMDTVLVERPTYSVAMDVFRREGARLIPVEITPTGYDLEKVEALMKKHKPRMFYINPTHHNPTGYTVPVQQRKLLVELAERYRCLLVEDDPFRDMYFEEEPPPPFFAYDTEGWVIYISSFSKYVAPGLRICAVACRYPFMERLITAKSLADNGTPLLNQKIFLHYYTSARLQNHLGKLRIALQVHKEIVEEELAATGWEWTPPQGGLNLWVKLPDHLSVDRLFASSMAQSIAFVPGELFDPLGEMKSRIRVSYSFASEGVLREGIQRLIAIARGL
- a CDS encoding nucleoside recognition domain-containing protein yields the protein MESPHITKGLDPLDSLLSTAKKLADGGSIRDEIVSGIYGVSAGICGDAVTYQDKKKLNSTYKLDNIVTSKIWGFPIMLAILGIVFWITIAGANYPSSWLASFFGFIEGYLTAGFEAIHAPAWLHGVLVLGLYRGTSWVISVMLPPMMIFFPVFALLENFGYLPRVAFNMDRLFKKSGGHGKQALTMSMGFGCNAAAILSTRIIESPRERMLAILTNNFVPCNGRWPTLILLSSLFMAGAATTGVLRSLTTASVLMGMVLIGIVVTLTVSWVMSKTALRGVPTHYTLELPPYRRPQIWKTILISSKDKSLNVLTRAIVVAAPAGIITWILGNLFIGGDSVLNHMAAFFDPFAHMLGMDGFIIMAFILGLPANEIVLPILLMGYMSSGAMVDIDSLGSIKDVFLSHGWTWLTALNMMLFSLLHYPCGTTLVNIYKETKSMKWAVLSAVIPLGIAIGVTFVVAQLARLFGWV
- a CDS encoding FeoA family protein, producing the protein MSGTSIPLSEAAKGSTLRISGIEVQGVLRRRLLDLGFVVGNAVEVLRRSPLGDPIAFRVSNTTIALRREESSLIFGEVIGGVEA
- a CDS encoding SRPBCC domain-containing protein, coding for MKELHYEFYINGTPEQVWETLISPEGTKQIYYGSVIRSTFKEGELLEYIGPGADGDETLHVYGTLLEFTPQKALRFTHQVGPSYHKGHERYESRISWLLEPVGGTTKLTLIHDEWHPEDPSYAGSTSAWWQILSNTKTLVETGRTLDFGSWT
- a CDS encoding helix-turn-helix transcriptional regulator, with the protein product MSKADHMLSILWMLKQRGRTAGELAEALEISVRSVYRYIDALCISGVPVIADSGPGGGYSLPEHFIEAPLFFDSEEQRALLQASSFAKGTGYPYVDALDRALSKLKRYSNAQQLEQMERHENGIETIHSPSPPLSHLIQELELGTANGYTLQMEYRKGNGENISSRAIDPYGLVLWKGQWYTVAYCHERQEIRSFRVDRMVELHRTEAVFARPADFSARDFLLKNLLPARNTDAELVTVIIASDEGILNDLCSHWLFGHTLVQRMEGQARFLVDEASLLTYLPYFLLPYGTTLRIIEPSSLKERLADIASNLAAHYKT